The Mycosarcoma maydis chromosome 6, whole genome shotgun sequence genomic sequence ACCAATCTCCTGCAACGCTTTCACCACAATACCAAcatccatccatcctcAACTCACCAAAGTTGACTGACAGTGGGTAGTGAGACAGGATCACAACTGACTGCTTAGGCAGTTGCTGCAGGTGTGCAATGAACGGATGCTTGAAGCATGGTTCAAATTGCAAGACGCAAAGTAGATCCAGTCCTTGAACGCATCAAGGTCTTTGAAGTCAGGTGCACAACCAAGCGGGACAAAACGGCACCAGAAGGATAAATGTGTAGTAAATCAGCTGGAGAAATGGTTACTGCAAAAGAGTCTACATCTCTGGCCAGCTCCGTATCCCAGCCACGTACTGGTGACAGGTCAGGGATTAGCCCCAAGGTGGCAGGCTCCGGTACTGCCATTGTCATTTAACATTGCTGGACCAGTTTTGCTTTCTTCCTTGGTTACAGTGGTCATACAATGCCATCCTCTGGCATGTCATCAATTTCCTGAGTTGGGTCTGTGTCTAGCTGAAGCGGTGCTGGGTCAGGCCCTGCTAGAGGGAGAAAGGGGAGCATGTCTCGATCCTCAGACTGTGCAGCTCCGTCAGTGAACTGCTGAGAGTGTCAGAGAGGGAGAGTGGTCTGCTGGCACGTCAGCCAGAGTCGGAATGTCCTGAATTTCAGGCGCTGGGCCAGGAGACGCGTCTGGCAGGAAATTATCCTGAAATTCCAAGTCCAGTTCAGGGTCCAGCAGCCTTGGTGACGGTGGttctggctctggctctggccCATCCGTGCTGGCTGAGCCAATAATTGGCTGGCTCTGTCCGCTCTGGCATGTTCTGATCCCCTGGTGCCGTCTCAGAGCGGTGACATTCAACACCACCTGACCGCAGCTACAGGCAGCCAGACCCACCGCTCCAGCTGCCTCCTGACTGACTTGCTCGCCACTGTGTGCCTTGTGGATGTGATTGGTGATGTTGGTTGCTGCATAGCTGAACTGACAGAGACAGCTGGTTTGTGCCATGGTGAATGAGTGAGTGAATTAGTGACAGAGCTGAAGGAGCACTGCACTGGCTGACCTGAATTTGTAGTTGACCGTCTTCCAGTTTGAAGTTGACCGTCTTGGAATTTCCTTTGAATTTCCCGCAGATTTTGTAGTGGACCGTCTTCCAGCTGAATACAGATGCGTCAAAACTCTAGATTTCTTTTTTGAATTCATCGGACCCTTTTCTGTCCGCCTCAGCCTTTGACGTGACTGgaaccctaaccctaagCATTCCCAAGGCAGAGGAAAAGGAGCACATTCAACAGTCTTCTCGCATCTGTGCTGCTTTCCTGTTGTATTGACAGCAGTGTTCCACCGAGTTTCGAGCTTATTGGCGCTTTACAGTCTCTGCGTGCGTCCCTAACACGCACAATCGGGTCAGACATTCAGAGAAAAGGAGGAGTGGCGGAGCTAAGTTATGATTGCTCTGGATGGGTAGCACCCGTGCAACCTTTCCGGTCTACTTGTTGTGATATTGTGCTTCAGACACACTTCTGTTCTGCGGATAGAGCCCAGAACTCACCTCTTGCTTGGAGAAGCATAGCCGGTGCTCCTGACTCAATAACCTCACCGTTGGACATGCAGATGATGTGGTCGAACCCGATGATTGTCGCGATCCTATGAGCCACGGCAATCACAGTGCAGTCGGCAAAGTGCGTAGTTAGTACACTCTGCACCACCTTTTCGGTTTCGACATCCAttgcgctcgtcgcttcGTCCAGGACAAGAATTTTCTTTTTACGCAACAGCGCGCGTGCCAGCGCCAGAAGTTGTCTCTGGCCCGTACTAATATACGTCTCGCCCGTCAGTAGGtgctgttcgagctggTTGGGCTGTTTCTTGACGAACTCGGTCAGGTGACAGGTGTGGAGCGCCGACCAAATTTGGTCGTCCGTGCAGGTCAGGTCTGGATCCAGGTTTTCGCGAATGCTGGCAGCGAGGAGAAGAGGCGACTGCGGGATAATGGTCATGGCAGACCGAAGGGTTCGCAGGGGCATCCGCGAGATGTCGAGTCCGTCGAGAAGGATCGTGCCAGCTCGCATCGAAATCATCCTAAACAGCGCCAGTAGGACGGTGCTCTTTCCAGATCCACTGCGGCCCACGATGCCCAGCCGCTTCCCTGCCGGTAGCTCAAAACTGAGATTGTGAAACGCAGGCTCGAGGTCCGCGCGGTACGAGGCCGAGACTTTATTGAAGCTTATGCTGCCCTGAAACACCGTCTCGTTAACCTCGGCAGTGCTAGGTGGATGcctggcagcagcagagcgtTCTTCAGGCTCGATAAGGCTGAATTCGCGGACGCGTTCGAGGGCGACGCCGGCGATTTCGACTTCGGTGAGGTTGACGATCGCTTGATTGAGCGNNNNNNNNNNNNNNNNNNNNNNNNNNNNNNNNNNNNNNNNNNNNNNNNNNNNNNNNNNNNNNNNNNNNNNNNNNNNNNNNNNNNNNNNNNNNNNNNNNNNTTTACGCAACAGCGCGCGTGCCAGCGCCAGAAGTTGTCTCTGGCCCGTACTAATATACGTCTCGCCCGTCAGTAGGtgctgttcgagctggTTGGGCTGTTTCTTGACGAACTCGGTCAGGTGACAGGTGTGGAGCGCCGACCAAATTTGGTCGTCCGTGCAGGTCAGGTCTGGATCCAGGTTTTCGCGAATGCTGGCAGCGAGGAGAAGAGGCGACTGCGGGATAATGGTCATGGCAGACCGAAGGGTTCGCAGGGGCATCCGCGAGATGTCGAGTCCGTCGAGAAGGATCGTGCCAGCTCGCATCGAAATCATCCTAAACAGCGCCAGTAGGACGGTGCTCTTTCCAGATCCACTGCGGCCCACGATGCCCAGCCGCTTCCCTGCCGGTAGCTCAAAACTGAGATTGTGAAACGCAGGCTCGAGGTCCGCGCGGTACGAGGCCGAGACTTTATTGAAGCTTATGCTGCCCTGAAACACCGTCTCGTTAACCTCGGCAGTGCTAGGTGGATGcctggcagcagcagagcgtTCTTCAGGCTCGATAAGGCTGAATTCGCGGACGCGTTCGAGGGCGACGCCGGCGATTTCGACTTCGGTGAGGTTGACGATCGCTTGATTGAGCGCGCCGCCCAACGTGGTGGCCTGTACCAATGCGACACCGAGCACTCCTGCGTGCGATGAATTCCGCAACACGACCGCCAACAAAACCAAGGTGATGTTGGTCATCGTGGtgagaagcagcagccagaccTGAAGCCATCGGCGCACGGTAAAGAGGTGGTAGTAGGGTCTCTGCgaagcgtcgagcaaggcCGTATTGCGCTCCAGCAAGGCCGTGTCGCGCTGAAGCGCCCGTACCGTAGCCAAGCCTGCCGGAAGAGACGTTTCAGCAAAGACGGAATACAGCGGACTTTTGGTAGCCATCTCCAACCTGCGGAGCTGACGACTCGAAGGGAGGTAGAGGCGTTGTATGGCTCCAGAAACTGCGaacagcaccaccaccaagaCGGCGAGGTACGGAGCAGCGACCATCATTGTGATAAGTGAACCAAACACGAGCATAAGAACGCTGACCGTGTTGAGGATGGCAAAGACAAACGTCTGATCGATGTGATAGAGGTCTTGAGAGAAACGGTTGGTTACTTGTCCTGTGGTCCACTCGGATAAGAACGAGATGGGCGCCGATAGGACTGCCTTGAACTCGGCATCATGAAGACGATTACCTGCCAATTCGGCGCACTTGGCACAGAGGATCCAGAATCCAATGGCAAGGAAGGCTGCACTTGCAGGGGCCAGGAAGAGATAGCCCACTGTCCAAGCAACCCAGTCGCGGAAACGATGTTCTTGCTGAGATCGAGCCCAAGCCTGCAGGTAGTACGAGCTACCTATGAGTGTTCCAACTTGGAAAGCAAACAAGACAAGAAATAGTATTGTTCTGCCCCGACCAGCGGTGTTCAACCAGGTTGCATACGTTTTCCACTTCACAGTGCCAGTGAGGACGtcttcttgctcctcgGTCGAGTGCAATCGCAAGGACCCGTCCTCGGCTGCGGTGGCGGGGGGTCTCTGTGATTCCATGCTGATGCGACAGATCGAATCTTTGCCTTTGAATGTGAGCGTCTCATATCGACCAGACTCGGCAATCCTGCCTGCTTCGATCCGGACGATCAACTGAGCATGATGAAGGAGATGGACAGCATTCGTTGCCATCACAACAGTCTTTCCCTTCAAGAGGCCGGCGGGACCCATCAGAGCACGCCACATTTGAGCGGCAGTTTCGGCATCCAAGGCGCAGGTAATATCGTCAAAAATGTACGCTTCAGCACAGCTGTATATTGCGCGAGCCACGGCAACTCTTTGGCGCTGCCCGCCGCTGAGCGCCTTGGCATGTGTTGCATCGCCTTTTTGGAGCCTGCTAATGTCTTCCGTAAGGGCGCATGCGCGGAGAGCCTGAAGGTAACGATCCTCGTCCTAGTCGCCAGTAGCAAAGACAATGttatcacgaatcgagcaTGTCTCCTGCAACCAGATGTCTTGACTGACATAGGCGACACGTTTCGCCAGCAAAGGCAGCTGCTGTTTGCCCGCTAGCAGATCGCATTCGCCCAGCAAAGCTTGCAGCAGGGTTGATTTTCCTTGGCCCAGCTGGCCGCAGATCATTGTCAGTGTGCCGGCAGGGATGACAATATTAACATCGGCAAGCACAGTTTCCTGGCCCCATCCTAAGCTTGCATCCTTGAAAATGGCTGCATGAGTTAGCGCTCGACTGTTGCTTGCAGTGGGAGCAGAGCAAGGAGTCAGATCTTCGCTCATGGTAGACTGGACGTCGGGTCTA encodes the following:
- a CDS encoding uncharacterized protein (related to ABC transporter), giving the protein MPTCNDSVFTPVSDCRFFDFTLRFSNVVFAILPSCFATLLFVARLVRLRHKPDIDAISHFPRLSLLRFCAPHSDAISLIGASVSITHAVLTLVLLIMLAAPSSSTLRHAMDQSTALPSFILAFLAAVLAVPLSVAERRKTRGGSMLLPLWLFLLLLFNACRIRTFSAVAAVRGSSLFNIYIVDFGCLGLMIMIENARSLDSAQHNSTCESRAGFFSRLLFAWVFPLLRSGFRKPLELVDLQALKPEFYGQALATDFIAAWTGISIESRSRGPASEKDNFDVKINSDNTAGVPESDIYPLEKLGSSRHDDVQTAPAYNRKIFPQRVVKRRLLSATLRAFPRSALAPVPWKLLLTVCQLAQPFLVSTTLAFVQSYSDEDKGQAQVTAQPVVYGWGLVGAYGLVYLGMALAEGQYWHTSSQLMTKVRGAYVEAIYRKGLDLHLRVARTSGGGKAANLMSVDTERIVDAGDIIHDIWSGCITIAVGIYLLYAELGLAFLASIVSVVICFLLTPLTSRGMGTKQGIWSALADKRVDLTSSIISDIKGVKFSAYEDVLHAKVCEARARELSERSALMKQATGVITFTNSAGEMLGFFTFVTLIVVDRLAGSNRFDINTVFTTLTIFQLIRSPLFQLGQQYASLLQAWSSMERIEAFLTSEVRPDVQSTMSEDLTPCSAPTASNSRALTHAAIFKDASLGWGQETVLADVNIVIPAGTLTMICGQLGQGKSTLLQALLGECDLLAGKQQLPLLAKRVAYDEDRYLQALRACALTEDISRLQKGDATHAKALSGGQRQRVAVARAIYSCAEAYIFDDITCALDAETAAQMWRALMGPAGLLKGKTVVMATNAVHLLHHAQLIVRIEAGRIAESGRYETLTFKGKDSICRISMESQRPPATAAEDGSLRLHSTEEQEDVLTGTVKWKTYATWLNTAGRGRTILFLVLFAFQVGTLIGSSYYLQAWARSQQEHRFRDWVAWTVGYLFLAPASAAFLAIGFWILCAKCAELAGNRLHDAEFKAVLSAPISFLSEWTTGQVTNRFSQDLYHIDQTFVFAILNTVSVLMLVFGSLITMMVAAPYLAVLVVVLFAVSGAIQRLYLPSSRQLRRLEMATKSPLYSVFAETSLPAGLATVRALQRDTALLERNTALLDASQRPYYHLFTVRRWLQVWLLLLTTMTNITLVLLAVVLRNSSHAGVLGVALVQATTLGGALNQAIVNLTEVEIAGVALERVREFSLIEPEERSAAARHPPSTAEVNETVFQGSISFNKVSASYRADLEPAFHNLSFELPAGKRLGIVGRSGSGKSTVLLALFRMISMRAGTILLDGLDISRMPLRTLRSAMTIIPQSPLLLAASIRENLDPDLTCTDDQIWSALHTCHLTEFVKKQPNQLEQHLLTGETYISTGQRQLLALARALLRKKKILVLDEATSAMDVETEKVVQSVLTTHFADCTVIAVAHRIATIIGFDHIICMSNGEVIESGAPAMLLQARGEFWALSAEQKCV